Within the Catalinimonas niigatensis genome, the region TTTGATGTGCACATTTTTTAATGACTTTCTATCCGTGATAAATGTATACAAATAGCGAAATATCAATTGAACAGCAATTAGCTTCCTCACCATCAGAATTTAATCCTGTCTAACTTCCTGTATTAAGTTAATCTAGGGATGTAGCAAGTGAGTTTTATCTCTATTTGATTAAATTATTTTTATTCTAAGTAATTTTTATATTTAACGTAGTGTTAATCTGCCACTCATATGAAGAAGCTATTCTATAATTATCATTCATTTATCCTTGTAAATAACAAAACTTAACCTATGAACTTCTTGACAGCCGAATGGAGAAAACTTGTTCTTGCCAATTACGCCATTGATCAGGAGGTATTAAAAAAATATATCCCTCATCAAACGGAATTAGATATATGGGAAGATACTTGCTATATCAGCTTGGTAGGATTTATGTTTCAAGACACCAGGCTGTTGGGTGTCAAGGTTCCTTTGCATACCACATTTGAAGAGGTGAACTTACGGTTTTATGTAAGGTATAAAGAAGACAAACAATGGAAAAGAGGAGTGGTCTTTATCAAAGAACTGGTGCCTAAAACTGCATTAACATGGGTGGCAAATACGCTATACAAAGAACACTATCAAACAGTGCCTATGAATCACCACTGGCTGGATAAAGGTGATACATTGGAAGTTGAGTATAGTTGGATGTATAATAAGACCCCGCAGTTTTTAAAAGTTATTGCTAATAATACTTTGACCGACATTGCGATGGATAGTGAAATGGAATTTATCACTGAGCACTATTGGGGATATACCCGGATCAGTAAAAACAAGACATTTGAGTATGAAGTCACCCATCCCAGATGGCAGGCTTATCCAGTCATAGGTTACAAAATAGATGTTGACTTTGGTTTGGTCTACGGCCAGGACTTTGGTTTTATCAACCGACTTACTCCTCAATCGGTCATGCTGGCAGAAGGCTCAAAAATCAGCGTGAGGAACAAAAAAGAAATATAGAAACCATCTACTTCAGAGCATATACTTTATGTCACTGTAACTTTGATAAGATCTCCTGACTTTCTTCACGATAAGCACTTTCTTTCTCTGTTAATGAGGATAAGATTTCTTTGGCCTTCGCTGGCTGCTCATTTTGAAGATAAGCCAGGGCGAGATACCATTGTGCATCAATGTGATAGACAGAAAGCGTATTCTCCTCCACTTTATTAAGATACTCAATGGCTAAGTCAGCTTGTTCTTCAGCTAAAGATGCTATGCCCACATAAAAGTTAAGGGTGTCATTCTCAGGATCAGCTTCCAGCAGTGGCTGCCACCATTCCCTGGCTTCGGCATAATCACCGAGTTTATAAGAGATCATACCTTCGGAGAATTGGGCATTACGGGTGTAACTCAGCGTAGTAGGTAGCCCGGCTGCCGGACTAAAGTAAGCGCTATACAAGGCGGTTGGCGAAGACTGCTGCGATGTGAAATACCACCAACCTATTACTAAAAGCGATAAAGAAGCGGCCACTGCCATGTAGGGTAAGAAACGCTGACGCTGGATAGATACAACAGGCGTTTCTTCGGCAAAGTTTTCTTCATGAATTTGCTCCAGAAGCTGACGCAGCGATTCGGTTTCAATAGAATGTATGAGTTCCTGCTGTAAAGTCACCTCGGCAGCCAATTCCTCGTTTTCTGCCAGATTAGCTTCAAAAAGCTCTCGTTCTTCGGGCGTAAGCTGGCCCTGAAGGTAGGCTTCTATTTTTTCAAATAATAACTCGTCCATGGCTTCTTTCTTCAATCTTATTTTTGCACTATTTTTTTTAGCCGCTGCATGCAACGGTATTTCTCATTTTTGGCGGTAGCTTCTCCGATATTCATGGTCAATGCAATTTCCTGTAGACTTTCTTTCATGAAATAAAACCGCTTTAAAAGATCCTGACAACGATCACCTAGCTGAGCAAAATGCTGCTGAAACTGATCCTGCTCTTCCCGGTCAATCCACTCTGTGATAAATTCCGGCTCCTGCTGACTTTCGGGAAGCACCTCTTTTCTCAATTCATAGCGGTGGCTTGCCTTCTTCATCCGGTCCATCCACCGCAACTTACAGATCTGTATCAGATAAGTGCTTAATTTTACCCCTTCTCTGAGTTGAAAACTGCCGGATTGCGTATTTTTCCACAGTGCAATCATACCTTCCTGAAAAATATCTTTTGCATCATCTGCTGTTCCTCCGTAGTGAGTAACTTGCTGGCGAACAGCAGGGTATAATTTTTTATATAGGATCTCAAAACATTTCGTGTCATTGTGGAGCAGTCCCTGATAAAGAGACTCGTCGCTTAGTTCGGATGTTCTTACAGTTCGGATCGTCATAATCGCAGAAGGTAGCTCATAGCACATCAGGTGGGGACATACGATGAGTAAACAAACTACGAAATATACGCATTAATAGCCGTAATTCAAGCCTTCTTTTTGCTGGTAATTTTCATTCTGGGCATTGGGGTAAGCATTAAGAGTACTCGAAGGATAGTAACTGCCAGACTCATTAGGATAACCTCTATTCTCTTGTGCCTGTGGCATCTGGTTATTCATCTGTTGCTGGAACTGCATTGCGGGCTGTTGTGAGGAGGCAGCAGGAAAGGACTGGTTACCGGGCTGATACGGTACATCCTGCTGAGCCGGTTGCTGTAAAGGCTGCGAATATTGCTGCTGTATGGAAGGTGTATACTCTTCTGGCCGTAAATAAGGATTTCCCATGGTCTGGTAAGAGTAGGTGTCGAGAAGTCCATAGGCAGCAATCATCCCAAGGGCCACGACCCAAACCATCATATTCATAGAGCCGAATTGTGATAAATAAGCTTGAAAGAGTTGTTTAAAAGATTTCATGGTAGTGTGTGTTTAATTTGGTTTTGATTATGTATAGAACTCATGTATATAAGGTCATCATCACACAAAATTTTTTATTATGCTGGTGTGCCAACAACGATGGACCTGCTCCATTTCCAGGACTTATACAACACTTCAGGATGCTGTACATAGGTTTGCCCGTTGGCAGGATCACTGACAACGATCAGGTTATTGGTAGCTATTTTTTGCAGGATGATAAAATGACCCACGCTTGGATTGTCGGTAGGATTGACAAAAGCGATTAATTTCCAGCCACTGGCTAGAGTGGAATACAATTGCTCAGGAGAAGCAGGGTAATCCACGCTCCAGGCTCTAAAGCGATAGGATTGTAAAAGTTGCACCACTTCATTGATGTGGGCTGGTCTGTTTTGTGGATAACCGGTGAGCCTGGCTACGATCTGGGATTGGCTTTGGTAAACATTGGCCTGATCCAATGCGCTTTGTATGCAGGAGGCCCAGCACCACATACTGTTTTCCTGTGGCCTGATTTGAGCATAGCCCTGACTTACTCCTAATGAGCATAACAGTGATATCAAAAACAAAACTTTAGGAAGGCTTATCGTTTTCATTGTAGATAATTTTTTGAGAATTAACATGTGGTTTTTTAGTTATTTCACTGATTATGTCTTCTTCATTCGTTTTGATACAGGTAAAGAGTATCAGCAGAAACATGAGAACTAGCCAGATGCATAGCATTGGTGTTTGCATATAGCTGTATGTGAGCAGTTGCTGGATTTATAGCGATTGTAGGTGTATGATCTGTATTGCTTAAGCCAAAGAAGGCCTTCATTACTACAATCATAAGGAGCAAAAGTATTCGAGAATGGTTCATGATGATGTAGATTTATGTAGTGAAGTAGTATACTGATGTATAGCTTATCGCGGTCCAAAGTCATCATATACAAGCTGTTTTTTCATAAAAAAAAGCCCACCGCAACAGTGTACGGTGAGCTCATGAAACACAGGATTTTCCAACTAATATGCGGGCCGCGAAGGCGTGATTTCCTGCCAGTCATCCTGCAAAGAATCGGCCTTGACCCCTGGGTCGTAAGTATCGTTTTTATGGTGATAAGAATAATCAAATTGATCGCCTTCCTCTTTGATCATCTGATCATTATCCGGCTCTATAATAGAAGAATCCTCCCTGATCAGATCAATATAGTCCTGATGACTCCGCTTATTGCCTGGAGAATGATAGTAGGTACTGTATATATAGTTATCCTTCCATATTCTGTTACAAGGGTCTTCCTTTTTTTTCAAAGTCCCTGTTTTATTATCCTTGTAAAAGTCTAACATGACACCCCTCGCACAAGGTGAGTTGCGCCGCCGCTCCTCCTGTTGAATTTGTCTTACACGCTGTTCAAAAACAGGATTTTCTTCAAAGCTATGGTCAATTTGTTCCGTAATATGCAGTGTCTGAGCAAACAGCTTGGCCGGAGCAAGAGCAAAGCCTGCCATCAATGTCCCCACGTCGGGAACATGGGGCAGGATTAAATGGGTAATCCGAACTACTCCCTGGTATGCTTGTCCTTGACTGAAACCAGAGAGACTAGCTTCCAGATAGTGCAATTGATAGCCCATGCTGCTGAGTTGATCTGCATACTTCTTCACTGCATCATTGGTAGGCAGATGCTTTCTAGGCTTCAAATCACCTAAAATGATCTCATTAAGTTTGTCTTGTAAACCAGTTCTAACAGTTTGTCTCCAGCTTTGCTCCAGGTCCATTCCTGCATTGGCATCGTAGGCAGTAATTCCCAGGTTGCGAATCAGTTCTCCCTGAGGCCCCAGGATATCCAGCTTATTTCGCAGTAGTGCGCCAGTGTAGGAATCGGTAGCCAGGTCCTGAACCAACTTCCATCCTTTAGGAATGACATATGAGCCTCTTGACATTTGTAAACCCTGGTCATAGAGTTCTACTTTCTGCCCATCATTTCCCTGTCCTGGTGCTTGTTTCGCTCCTGTACCTGATTGAGGATGTTGATCAGCCACATAGGAGGTAAAGGTAAGCGCTTCCTGATCACTATTAGTCCCGGCAGTATGGTTAGAAATAGGAGAAGCAATTCCATTATCAGATGCATCTTCCTGAAACATGAATGCAAAACAAACGATAAGAAGCAGACCAGATACAAGAATAAAGATCTGTTGGGCAGGTGACAAGCTTTGATGAGGTTTCATGAGGATTTAATTTTATGGCTATGGGTAGATAGTTATTTTCTTATGGATAGAAGGCAGCAAGCATAGGTCATCATGGGAGCTTGCATTTGATCATAAAAAAAGGCCCACCGTAGCCGTGTACGATGAGCCTGTAAAATAAAGAGCTTGACTATTAAGCACCAGTGCTATTTCACTCCAACCTAAAATGTTGTACGTCAACCTTTTATAGCAAAGAAATACCTTATTATTTATGCTCAGCTACTTAATAGCCGGGATTCAGAGGAGTGATTTCCTGCCAGTCACCCTGCAAAGAATTGGGATTGAAACTGGGGTCATTGGTGCGATAATACTCTCCTAATCCATTGGTATAGTTGTAATCGTATTGTCCATCCATATTTTGCTGCTGGCCTGACCAGGGGTCATCAAAAGTGCTGCGTTCGTGGATTCCATCAATGTAAGCATCATGGCTGCCATATCCGCTGCTGGAAGAAGAGTTATAAGAACCACTGCTTATAGGGTCACTCATATAGCGTTTGTGTTGGGCATCCTGTAGCTGACTCATGTCTCTCATCCTGCCCTGGTGAGCATCAAAGGCAGCCTGGTTATCGGCCATTCTTTGCTGGTGCGCTGCACTGGAATTTGCCATTTGTTGATTATGGAAAGCAGCATTACGTTGCAAGACTGCCTGCTGAATCTGCTCTCTACGCTGCTCATAAGCTGGGTTGTACTCAAGGCTATTGTCTATCTCTGATTTTATCTTCATAAGGGAAGCAGTGTTACCAGCCGGGGCAATCGCTCCAATTGCAGATAATGCTCCCATTTGTGCACCTACCTGAGTGACCTGGATGACCCCTTCGTAATGCTGACCATTGCGGTAGCCGGAAACAGGGGCCTTCATACATTGTACCTGAGTACCATTGTTGATCATACGCTGATAAATGCTGAATCGCATTAGTCTCTGTTGCGCCTCAGGATCTTGTTCCATATTGCCTACCTGCACTTGCTCGAGTTCCAGGCGGCTAAGTACTCTCTGTAAGCCTTGCATAAAGTCTATGCCTGTCATACCTCCGTACTGGCTACTTCCCAATGCCCGGATAAGCTCTCCTTTTGGGCCAACGATATCTAATTTATCTCTCACAGGCTGATTAGTAGAAGGGTCTACAGCAATGTCTTGTATGAGCTTCCAGCCTTGAGGAATATGATAAGTGCCAACGGGCATTTGCAAGCCCTGATCCATAACCACTATGGGCTGCGTTGATCCGGATTTAGTAGTTGTTGAAGAAGTAGATTGCATAGGATTAGAAGTTGTCTGGTTTGAACTTGAATAGTCAGTATTATTGGAAGCAGGATAAGCAGATTCCTCATAGATGGGATAGCCCCCCATGTCTGAAGTATTCGCATCGTCATTGTTGAGTGCATAATAACCGATGACCAGCAGCGATACGACTACAGTAAGAATCTGCTGAGTGCGGGATAAGTTTTTAAAAGCTTTCATACTATTGTAGGTTAGTTAATTTAGTGATGTATAGAATCGATCTGTTCAAGGTCATCACAACGGGACATAAAATATTAAATTAATTTTTTCTGATAGGTGAAACTATGCTTCAAATTAGATTCAATTGAAAGCTATCTATCTGACTTTTAACTATTTGCTTATAATATTCTATACCTTTTTTCTTGATTTCAGTACAGCCCACACCAAAAGTATTGCTCCCAATAAACCCAATAAAAGTATCAGGATATTTTGGCGTGTCATCCAGGGAGAGGATGCCTGCACACTTTGGTTTTCGCCGGTAAGCACCAGGCCAGCCCAATAATAGGGTGCCCGGTAATCCGCTTCAGGATCATCCAGATAAGCCAGTTTGGCTGCACGCAATGCCTGGGCCAGCGTCATATCCTGTTGAAGGTTCTGGTAGAATAACTCGGCGATCTGGTTAGACTGCTGGTCATCAATACTCCACAGGCTATAAATGACACTGGGGCAGCCGGCATAACGAAAGGCATGGGCCAGAGACAGCACTCCTTCTCCGCGACGATAGCTTCCCAGACCGGTCTCACATGCGGTAAGTACTGCCAATCTGGCTTGTAAGGGCTGGTGATACAATTCGTAAGTATGTAAGTATCCGTCTTCCTGGCTGGTAATGTCAGGCGTAAGTGCCAGAAAACTGTACAAAGGTTTTTCATTTTCTAAGCGGGCATGGGTGCCAAAATGTAGAATGTTTGCCTGAATGCTTTTTTCCAGATACTGTTTCTCTGTGGCTGCATGTGCTGTCAAAGCATCGCCCCAGCCTTTACGGGGAAGCTGCTGTACAAATGAAGTAGACCAGGGGGTTCGCAGCCAGTGTAAAAACAGTGAGTCGGGATGCTGATCAGCCGTCAGGCTTTTTTGATAATCCGATTTTAAAGCCTGGGAAAAACCAGGTGCTACCCCCAGAATGTTTTCCCGTTCCAGCGAGCTCGTTATTGCACTACTCGGAAGGCTATGCCCATAGAATATACAATACTCCCGGATAAGCCAGGGCCAGCGTGCAGGGGAAGAGGCCAGTGCTGGCAGTTGGGAAAGTAGCGTCTCAAAGTTGAGATAATAGAGCGGGCCATCGGCCAGCACCTTTACCTGCATTTTGAGTGAGGCAGATAACGGTGCCCATAAGTGTTGATAGAGAAAGTAGCCTAAATGTGCCTGCCGCTCTAGTTCGCTTTGGGTCTGAATCAGTGCATGGTAAGCATAGAGCGAATCCTGCCAACCCCCAGGCATGCTCAGCCAGTGCGTTTGAAAGGTATCGGCAGAGGCATGTAGTACCAGCAGCGCTGTATCCAGATGAAAGTACGCCAGCAGAGATTGGTCATCCTGCTGTAAGGCCTTTTGCAGATCGTCGGGACTGACGGTAGGAGACTCAAATCGGGTCTGGTAATAGTCGGGATAATGTTTTTCTAAGTGCTGCTGAAAGTTTTGCCATTCCTGGAACAATGCTACCTGTTGTTCAGGCATCTCTTGTGCCTCTCCTTCCTCATCGGCAATCTTCTGCTGACGGGCAAAGACAAATCGGAGTTGTTGTCGGAGCAACTGGCCCTGCTGTACCAGGGAATCAGGTACACCGGCAAAACGAATAGCCTGCCGGTCACGAAAAGCCGACTGAATGGTAGTACCCCGGCTGGCTTGTATACAGTCCAACAGCAGGGATTGCCAGCCTTTAGGTGCAATATTGGGCTCAAGTAAGGCATAGTGCGCCAGTACGGCCCCTTGTCGGTAAACTTCCTGCACCGGATCAGCCACAGATTCACCCAGCGACTCGTCGTTAAACAGGGAGAGAAAAGTAGGTAGCCAGTTTTGGACGCGCTCTAAGATAAACCTGCCGATCGTTAGTTCCTGTGCTGATATGGTGACAGGATGTCTCAGCAGATGACTAAGATGAAAATTTGCCAATGTGAGCACCTGTGGATGATATTGGCTGATATTGATAGTGTCCAGAGCCATCATGTCCGGTAGGCCCTGGTTAAGACCGCAGACACTTCCCCAGGCGAGTTGAAGATAAAATTGTGTACTGTCCGTCTCCTCAAGTGCTGCAAAAACCTCGGCCAGTTGCAGCAGATTTTCCAGCGTATGGTGATGCGCAAGGCCAAAGCTTTGACGATAAATACGCAAGGAAGTGCGCCATTGCCGGATCGCTGCTGTCTGTCGGTTATTTTTCCAATCAATCTCGGCCAGTTGGTATAGCGCATCCGCTCGTTTGGGATGGTCTGCTCCCAATGTGGCCTTTCGAATTTGTTCCGACTTGTTAAAATATTCTCTGGCCAATGGCCACTGTTCTCTTTCCAGCGCAATCAAGCCAACATTATACATGCTCTGGCCAATTTCTGCATGCTGGTTTTCGTATAGCTCCTGCTTCTCTTCTAAAGCAAGTTTGAATAGAGAGTCCGCCTGCTCCAGTTGATCCTGCTGATAATAAACGGCTCCCAAGGCGTCTCTGAGATTGGCACGATAATAATCAGGGTACTCAATCAGCGTATCCGCAATGGTCCATGCCTGCTGAAAATAAGACTGGGCGGTCCTGCTTTCATCTAAATTCATATACAGTGTTCCGAGATTCACATAATTGAAAACCAGAGGATACCACCGCTTCCCGGCACGGTTAGAAGCTATCGCCTTCTGTAGGTAGTTTTTTGCGTTTTGAGGATCTCCCATATCCATCAGATGACTGCTGTAATTATTGGCAATGATGGCGACATGCGGGTGATCCTGGGGTAGCTGATGGTTAAGAATTTGCCAGGCTTCAGCCAGCACGGTATCCGCACTGTACAACTCACCCAGGGTGGATAAGATGATATAAAGGGTATTGGCACTATATCCCAACTCTTTGTCCAGGGGAGGTAAAAACGACTTTCGTAGCTTGTGGGCTGCTGTGGCCCATGTTTTGGCAGCCGCATACTCTTGCCGCTGCATGTGAATAAACCCCTTTAATTCATAACTTTTAGCCAGTTGAAAGCTATCGGTGCTCGACCGCTCTGTCTCCGTGCTGATGCTTTTTTCAACATATTCAAGGGCTTGCTGAAAGTCTGCTTCCCCCACATAAGTATAGCCAATTTCATGGTAAACTGGACTTAGCAAAGCAGAATCCAGAGGGGGAGTTTTCCATGAGAGTATCGCCTCTAATAAAGACCTGGCTTTCTGGTACTCATATTCCTGTATGTAGCTTTTTGCTTCTCTTAGCTGATAATATCGGGCACTGTCAGCATTTTTTACATTTTGCCAAGCGATTACCAGTTCATGGTAGGCAAGGGCAGCCTGAGGAAATTGCCCCTGCTGGTACAAACGATCCGCTGCTGTGGGCACAGGATTTTCCTGGGCAAACACGCTGAAGCAGAGGTTGCTTAAGAGGAGTGCAAGCAAAAATAAGAATGGGCGCATGGCGCTAGGGGTTATTGAATCAGTTAAAATAATAAAATAATAGAAAATTAATGCATGCGTTCTCACAATAGACCGGCTAAGCTTCCGACTCGTATCTTAAGTCCTGCATTCCGAACTTTTAATAAAAATCACTTCCGCCATCAAAATCACTTCCATCTGCTCCAACCCCTCCGTCTCCAAAACTGCCACCACCTAAGTCAAATGAATCAAAACCTTCATAATCATAATATGGGTGAGACAAACCCTGTGCATTCCACGCCAGGTTTTCTTTACTGTGAAATTGGCTAATGGCAGACAATTCTTGGAGTAGCTGACTATCTACTTTGCCCAGGAGAAATATATTCAATCCCAGTCTGCTTGTCGTTTCTGCAAGCCTGTTCAAATCCTTGTCTCCTTTTTTTAATTCTTTTTCAGACGATTTTAGTAAGGATTTCAAGTGTGCCTTACAGGCTTTCCCTTTCTTTGAGCGTTTATAAAGGTATATTTTAGTGAAAACCGAATCTACAAAAAAGCCATCCTGTACTAAAGATTCATACACTTGTTTTTTAAAGTTTTGTACATCTTTGCGAGACTTAAACAGTGCGTTCACCAATACCCTGAGAGGGATCCTGATATTTTTCTTTTTGAAAGGGCTCAAAAAAACAGCATGATAGGCCTTCACCTGGATCGTATCAAAATTGTCACCTCTATGGATATGATAGTGTTTTAATTTAGGCGATTTTTTGGCGACAAGCAGTACTTTCAAATGCATCA harbors:
- a CDS encoding YqjF family protein: MNFLTAEWRKLVLANYAIDQEVLKKYIPHQTELDIWEDTCYISLVGFMFQDTRLLGVKVPLHTTFEEVNLRFYVRYKEDKQWKRGVVFIKELVPKTALTWVANTLYKEHYQTVPMNHHWLDKGDTLEVEYSWMYNKTPQFLKVIANNTLTDIAMDSEMEFITEHYWGYTRISKNKTFEYEVTHPRWQAYPVIGYKIDVDFGLVYGQDFGFINRLTPQSVMLAEGSKISVRNKKEI
- a CDS encoding tetratricopeptide repeat protein; the protein is MDELLFEKIEAYLQGQLTPEERELFEANLAENEELAAEVTLQQELIHSIETESLRQLLEQIHEENFAEETPVVSIQRQRFLPYMAVAASLSLLVIGWWYFTSQQSSPTALYSAYFSPAAGLPTTLSYTRNAQFSEGMISYKLGDYAEAREWWQPLLEADPENDTLNFYVGIASLAEEQADLAIEYLNKVEENTLSVYHIDAQWYLALAYLQNEQPAKAKEILSSLTEKESAYREESQEILSKLQ
- a CDS encoding RNA polymerase sigma factor codes for the protein MTIRTVRTSELSDESLYQGLLHNDTKCFEILYKKLYPAVRQQVTHYGGTADDAKDIFQEGMIALWKNTQSGSFQLREGVKLSTYLIQICKLRWMDRMKKASHRYELRKEVLPESQQEPEFITEWIDREEQDQFQQHFAQLGDRCQDLLKRFYFMKESLQEIALTMNIGEATAKNEKYRCMQRLKKIVQK
- a CDS encoding cysteine peptidase family C39 domain-containing protein — its product is MKTISLPKVLFLISLLCSLGVSQGYAQIRPQENSMWCWASCIQSALDQANVYQSQSQIVARLTGYPQNRPAHINEVVQLLQSYRFRAWSVDYPASPEQLYSTLASGWKLIAFVNPTDNPSVGHFIILQKIATNNLIVVSDPANGQTYVQHPEVLYKSWKWSRSIVVGTPA
- a CDS encoding CHAT domain-containing protein; the encoded protein is MRPFLFLLALLLSNLCFSVFAQENPVPTAADRLYQQGQFPQAALAYHELVIAWQNVKNADSARYYQLREAKSYIQEYEYQKARSLLEAILSWKTPPLDSALLSPVYHEIGYTYVGEADFQQALEYVEKSISTETERSSTDSFQLAKSYELKGFIHMQRQEYAAAKTWATAAHKLRKSFLPPLDKELGYSANTLYIILSTLGELYSADTVLAEAWQILNHQLPQDHPHVAIIANNYSSHLMDMGDPQNAKNYLQKAIASNRAGKRWYPLVFNYVNLGTLYMNLDESRTAQSYFQQAWTIADTLIEYPDYYRANLRDALGAVYYQQDQLEQADSLFKLALEEKQELYENQHAEIGQSMYNVGLIALEREQWPLAREYFNKSEQIRKATLGADHPKRADALYQLAEIDWKNNRQTAAIRQWRTSLRIYRQSFGLAHHHTLENLLQLAEVFAALEETDSTQFYLQLAWGSVCGLNQGLPDMMALDTINISQYHPQVLTLANFHLSHLLRHPVTISAQELTIGRFILERVQNWLPTFLSLFNDESLGESVADPVQEVYRQGAVLAHYALLEPNIAPKGWQSLLLDCIQASRGTTIQSAFRDRQAIRFAGVPDSLVQQGQLLRQQLRFVFARQQKIADEEGEAQEMPEQQVALFQEWQNFQQHLEKHYPDYYQTRFESPTVSPDDLQKALQQDDQSLLAYFHLDTALLVLHASADTFQTHWLSMPGGWQDSLYAYHALIQTQSELERQAHLGYFLYQHLWAPLSASLKMQVKVLADGPLYYLNFETLLSQLPALASSPARWPWLIREYCIFYGHSLPSSAITSSLERENILGVAPGFSQALKSDYQKSLTADQHPDSLFLHWLRTPWSTSFVQQLPRKGWGDALTAHAATEKQYLEKSIQANILHFGTHARLENEKPLYSFLALTPDITSQEDGYLHTYELYHQPLQARLAVLTACETGLGSYRRGEGVLSLAHAFRYAGCPSVIYSLWSIDDQQSNQIAELFYQNLQQDMTLAQALRAAKLAYLDDPEADYRAPYYWAGLVLTGENQSVQASSPWMTRQNILILLLGLLGAILLVWAVLKSRKKV